The genomic stretch CTGCCTCCATCCTGCCTTACCTACTACTTCATCATTATTCATTGTGGGTAATTACTCTCTTCTGCATCGGGACTCAGTAAGTAATCAATAAACCTGTCTGCATCCCTGTATGCAGACCGAGTTAGCCAGAATCTTCTTTGCATAGGTTTAAGCAGGTATGCATCATCACCTAAGAAAAAGAATACTGCTCGCTCAATATAGACGTTGTGCCTCAAAGCTTTGAAGAGAAGACCATTTAAGGAATCAGACCCTAGCAACTCTCCCCAAGCATTAATTGTGTCTGGTTGCTCTTTTGACTCTTTGGACTTTCGCGATATCCTCACAAGAGCGTATTTGGGAGAGGAATGTAAAACATGGCTATAAAACCGCCTGTCTCCCTTCATTTTTTTCGACAGCATTAGACTCAACATTTCACAATAATTATCTCTCTCTTCCTTCCTAACCGAATCCCACAAGACAGGAGATTTTATACTTCCTGGATGCATAGAGGGCCTTACTTCTTTGACGAACTCTTTTATAAGAGCAGCATCTTCGGAGCGTATGTGAAACAGCTTGAAAACCAAGTCGTCGAGTATCGCTTCCTGTGCAGAAGTGGGGGGACGGTTTGACCCTATGATTTCATCCATAACTTGGATAATCGAACCATGTGCAGCCAAAGCAGAATCAGAGTCTTTGAAACTGCAATATGCAGGAAACGGAAGACTCAGTAAGAAGGTGCTGCTCTGTGAAATTCTTTCTCGATCAGTCCCAACATCTGTCGTGTAAAATAAATACCAACCGATCAGTGAGCTATTCAGCAATGCAGTTAATATCTTGCCAAACTCTCTTCCTGCACTGGTGTCTGGCACCGCGACACCAATCATGCTTTTCGTATAGCTGAAAGGCTGCTCTGAATAGGTTGCCCTTAATCTATAACCCGAGTTCGCTGGAGTAGATGGCACCACAACAATGTGTGGTGCTTCAAAGGCTTCATAAAAATTTTTCCACTGAATAGGCGTACCTGGATATTCTGTAGATATCGTTGGTTGAGCTAATCTGATTAGAGCTTTTGATGAGACCAAGTGCATTTTATTTTCAATGCCAGGAACCTTAACCTCTTTTTTGCCCGACTTGTTATAGAACTGAACTCCAAGCCCCACACCCCACTCAGGGGTATCATTTTCAGCTTCTTTTCGAGCTTGATCCGTTTCGCGCAGAAAGTCACTTGTCTTGGGCATCCTTTGTAATTGCGAAAGGATTTGTGCTTCTTTATGCAGTCCCCACATTAAGCGTTTGCATGTCAATCGGGGGGTGTTGATCAATTCACTAACCCAAGTGCTATGCCGATCTTCAGGGGCCAAAAGAATCCTTCCAGATTGAGACGAATGATAGTCGGCTTTAGGGCAAATGTGCTCATAAAAATGGGAAATACCCTTTTCATTCACTTGTGTTCCATTAAGGATACAGGCTGGCACCTTGGCCTTTGAGAAAAGGATATTTCTCAAGTCAGAGAGGTCAAAAAATGATTCAATGCGGAGAGTGTTAGCAAGAATGTCTAGGCAAACATCAGCATCCTTATTCAACACGCAGCCTTTCATGGGCAACAAAAGATGAAGTTGCCCTTCTTCGGCTAAATGCAAAGAGGATTTCCAGAGGAAGGGCCAAGATTTTTCTCTGTTTGGAGGTTGCCTGTATTGCTTGTCGGATGAGCACCAGACTTCACCTGGTTGTCGCTCATCTCCTTTGGTTTGGCCCCAAGGAGGGTTGCCGATTACGATCTGATACTTTTCTGAGTCAGCTAACTTAAAAAAGTTCTTTTTTCTTATGCTGTTATTGATCAAAGGGGGCAGCAGGGGGGCATCTTCAGATAGGCGGGCTTCAATTTCTTTAGGTTGGCGCTCGTTAAGCATAGCTAATGCAAGTGAAAAAGCTGCGATCCTAACAGCCGTAGGATTGATGTCTGTCCCGTGTAAACATGAAGCAAATTGCTTTAAATCATCCCAATCAACAGCAGTGCTTTGCGATCTTAAATATGCAGAAATACGTTGAAAAATGGAGACTAAAAATACTCCAGAGCCACAGGTAGGGTCAAGAATTCGAAAGGATGAGTTGTTGTTCAAGAATGCTTCAATTTTTGGCCATGCTTGGTCAACAACCAAATTTGCTAAACGACGGGGGGTATAATAGGCTCCGGCAGTCCCTTTTTCATCTCCGCCCTCTAAAAACCTGTCATACACTTCACTGATCAATTCAACAGGAATATGGTCAAATTGATATAATTGGAGCAATAGGCGTTGCCTAGTTATTGGATCGAATTCACCTTGCAAAAATAACGATAGCGTTTTTTTGCCTTTGCTCCATACCGAATCGTTTGGATGAAGCATGCTTCCATTGAAAGCCTTGCTTAAAAAAGACAAAAAGTCATACCAGCCACTTTCCGAACCAACTAGCAGATCGTGAAGAGTATTGTATGTACCGTGGCTATAGTGCTGTGTGTGCTCTGAAGAAATGATCTGCCTGTCCCACAGATAGCGAAGAAACATGGCTTGAAGAAGAGCCTCATGAGCTTCATTCTTTGAAATGCCATCTGACTTGACTAGAATCTCTCGGTACGCGGCAAGATCTCTAATGAGTCGTGCATCTACTTTGCTTTCTGAATTTAGCTTCTTTGAATAGTCGGCAAAGAGACGACCAGATTCAATTCTAGGTATCAGTGTTGCAATGCTATCGGCTTGA from Pseudodesulfovibrio profundus encodes the following:
- a CDS encoding HsdM family class I SAM-dependent methyltransferase — its product is MERVSTIKIPDQWIQALELEPRVGHGVLVETNHDSPYASVLEDIFNLGVSAVHCVEGVPSAVILHDEHNDLIMVDRVHQSLWNQGLADFLFIVRDDAITIHTLWESTPNLEEKTTDTRLLDCLHLVNQADSIATLIPRIESGRLFADYSKKLNSESKVDARLIRDLAAYREILVKSDGISKNEAHEALLQAMFLRYLWDRQIISSEHTQHYSHGTYNTLHDLLVGSESGWYDFLSFLSKAFNGSMLHPNDSVWSKGKKTLSLFLQGEFDPITRQRLLLQLYQFDHIPVELISEVYDRFLEGGDEKGTAGAYYTPRRLANLVVDQAWPKIEAFLNNNSSFRILDPTCGSGVFLVSIFQRISAYLRSQSTAVDWDDLKQFASCLHGTDINPTAVRIAAFSLALAMLNERQPKEIEARLSEDAPLLPPLINNSIRKKNFFKLADSEKYQIVIGNPPWGQTKGDERQPGEVWCSSDKQYRQPPNREKSWPFLWKSSLHLAEEGQLHLLLPMKGCVLNKDADVCLDILANTLRIESFFDLSDLRNILFSKAKVPACILNGTQVNEKGISHFYEHICPKADYHSSQSGRILLAPEDRHSTWVSELINTPRLTCKRLMWGLHKEAQILSQLQRMPKTSDFLRETDQARKEAENDTPEWGVGLGVQFYNKSGKKEVKVPGIENKMHLVSSKALIRLAQPTISTEYPGTPIQWKNFYEAFEAPHIVVVPSTPANSGYRLRATYSEQPFSYTKSMIGVAVPDTSAGREFGKILTALLNSSLIGWYLFYTTDVGTDRERISQSSTFLLSLPFPAYCSFKDSDSALAAHGSIIQVMDEIIGSNRPPTSAQEAILDDLVFKLFHIRSEDAALIKEFVKEVRPSMHPGSIKSPVLWDSVRKEERDNYCEMLSLMLSKKMKGDRRFYSHVLHSSPKYALVRISRKSKESKEQPDTINAWGELLGSDSLNGLLFKALRHNVYIERAVFFFLGDDAYLLKPMQRRFWLTRSAYRDADRFIDYLLSPDAEESNYPQ